The following coding sequences are from one Streptomyces angustmyceticus window:
- a CDS encoding heavy metal translocating P-type ATPase — protein MATAVGEHGVELEIGGMTCASCAARIEKKLNRMEGVTATVNYATEKAQVTVAGGSGVEAADLIATVERTGYTAALPRPAPEPETGTEDGGTEDGGTADGADALAPLRQRLLISLALSVPVVLMAMVPPLQFTNWQWLSLTLAAPVVAYGAWPFHRAAWTNLRHGSATMDTLISMGTLAALGWSVWALFFGTAGMPGMTHPFELTIARTDGSGSIYLEAAAGVTTFILTGRYVEARAKRKAGAALRALLELGAKDVAVLRDGREVRVPVAALKPGDRFAVRPGEKIATDGTVLEGASAVDASMLTGESVPVEVSPGDTVTGATVNAGGRLVVEATRVGADTQLARMARLVEDAQNGKAAAQRLADRISAVFVPLVIVLALGTLACWLATGAGAVAAFTAAVAVLIIACPCALGLATPTALMVGTGRGAQLGILLKGPEVLESTRRVDTVVLDKTGTVTTGVMTLTGVHLADGVPERTALRLAGALEHASEHPVARAIAAGAAQRTGDGGAGADTLPAVEDFANVPGLGVRGVVEGHRVLVGRAQLLHQAGQRLPSGLADAKAAAEAEGRTAVTVGWDGAARAVLVVSDAVKPTSAEAVRRLRDLGLTPVLLTGDNRAVAAAVAAEVGIDEVIAEVLPEDKVAVVERLQSEGRSVAMVGDGVNDAAALARADLGLAMGTGTDAAIEAGDLTLVRGDLRVAADAIRLARATLGTIRTNLFWAFGYNVAALPLAAAGLLNPMIAGAAMAFSSVFVVGNSLRLRRFRAQAG, from the coding sequence ATGGCCACCGCGGTCGGAGAGCACGGCGTCGAGTTGGAGATCGGCGGGATGACCTGCGCCTCGTGCGCCGCCCGCATCGAGAAGAAGCTCAACCGCATGGAGGGGGTCACCGCCACCGTCAACTACGCCACCGAGAAGGCCCAGGTGACCGTCGCGGGCGGCAGCGGCGTCGAGGCCGCCGACCTGATCGCCACCGTGGAGCGGACCGGCTACACCGCGGCGCTCCCCCGGCCCGCCCCGGAGCCGGAGACCGGCACCGAGGACGGCGGCACGGAGGACGGCGGCACCGCGGACGGCGCGGACGCCCTCGCCCCTCTCCGGCAGCGCCTGCTGATCTCCCTCGCCCTCTCCGTCCCCGTGGTGCTGATGGCGATGGTCCCGCCACTGCAGTTCACCAACTGGCAGTGGCTGTCGCTGACCCTGGCCGCGCCCGTGGTCGCGTACGGCGCCTGGCCGTTCCACCGCGCCGCCTGGACGAACCTGCGGCACGGCAGCGCCACCATGGACACCCTCATCTCGATGGGCACCCTCGCGGCACTGGGCTGGTCGGTGTGGGCCCTGTTCTTCGGCACCGCGGGCATGCCCGGGATGACCCACCCCTTCGAGCTGACCATCGCCCGCACCGACGGCAGCGGCAGCATCTACCTGGAGGCCGCCGCCGGGGTCACCACCTTCATCCTGACCGGGCGCTACGTCGAGGCGCGCGCGAAGCGGAAGGCCGGTGCGGCGCTGCGGGCGCTGCTGGAGCTGGGTGCCAAGGACGTCGCCGTGCTGCGCGACGGCCGGGAGGTGCGGGTCCCGGTCGCCGCGCTGAAGCCCGGCGACCGCTTCGCCGTACGGCCCGGCGAGAAGATCGCCACCGACGGGACGGTGCTGGAGGGCGCCTCGGCCGTGGACGCCTCGATGCTCACCGGCGAGTCCGTGCCCGTCGAGGTCTCCCCCGGCGACACCGTCACCGGCGCCACCGTCAACGCGGGCGGCCGGCTGGTCGTCGAGGCCACCCGGGTCGGCGCGGACACCCAGCTCGCCCGGATGGCGCGGCTGGTCGAGGACGCGCAGAACGGCAAGGCGGCCGCCCAGCGGCTGGCGGACCGGATCTCCGCGGTCTTCGTCCCGCTCGTGATCGTCCTGGCCCTGGGCACCCTGGCCTGCTGGCTCGCCACCGGCGCGGGCGCGGTCGCCGCCTTCACGGCCGCCGTCGCCGTCCTGATCATCGCCTGCCCGTGCGCCCTGGGCCTGGCCACCCCGACCGCGCTGATGGTCGGCACCGGACGCGGCGCCCAGCTCGGCATCCTGCTCAAGGGGCCCGAGGTGCTGGAGTCGACCCGCCGGGTGGACACCGTCGTCCTGGACAAGACCGGCACGGTCACCACCGGCGTGATGACGCTGACCGGCGTCCACCTCGCCGACGGCGTCCCGGAGCGGACGGCGCTGCGGCTGGCCGGCGCGCTGGAGCACGCCTCCGAGCACCCCGTCGCCCGCGCCATCGCCGCCGGTGCCGCACAGCGCACCGGTGACGGCGGCGCGGGGGCGGACACCCTGCCCGCCGTCGAGGACTTCGCGAACGTCCCCGGCCTGGGCGTCCGGGGCGTCGTCGAGGGGCACCGCGTCCTGGTGGGCCGCGCGCAGCTGCTGCACCAGGCGGGGCAGCGGCTGCCGTCCGGGCTGGCCGACGCCAAGGCCGCGGCCGAGGCCGAGGGCCGTACCGCGGTCACCGTCGGCTGGGACGGCGCGGCCCGCGCGGTGCTGGTGGTGTCCGACGCGGTGAAGCCCACCAGCGCCGAGGCGGTGCGCCGGCTGCGGGACCTGGGCCTGACGCCGGTGCTGCTGACCGGCGACAACCGGGCCGTCGCGGCGGCGGTGGCGGCCGAGGTCGGGATCGACGAGGTGATCGCCGAGGTGCTCCCCGAGGACAAGGTGGCGGTCGTCGAACGGCTGCAGTCCGAGGGACGCTCGGTGGCCATGGTCGGCGACGGCGTCAACGACGCGGCCGCCCTGGCCCGCGCCGACCTGGGGCTGGCGATGGGCACCGGCACCGACGCCGCCATCGAGGCCGGCGACCTCACCCTCGTACGGGGCGATCTGCGGGTCGCCGCGGACGCCATCCGGCTGGCGCGGGCGACCCTCGGCACCATCCGGACCAACCTGTTCTGGGCCTTCGGCTACAACGTCGCGGCGCTGCCGCTGGCCGCGGCCGGCCTGCTCAACCCGATGATCGCCGGGGCCGCGATGGCGTTCTCCTCGGTCTTCGTCGTCGGCAACAGCCTGCGGCTGCGCCGCTTCCGGGCACAGGCCGGGTAG
- a CDS encoding beta-ketoacyl-ACP synthase III codes for MTGSRVLALGHYQPSGVLTNDDLARIVDTDDAWIRSRVGIRTRHVAAPDETVDSMASAAAAKALAASGLAPQDIDLVLVATCTATDRSPNTAARVAARLGLDAPATMDLNVVCSGFTHALATADHAIRAGSATHALVIGAEKFTEVVDWADRSTCVLVGDGAGAAVVSASPEPGIGPVLWGSVPQMGGAVRIEGEPARFSQEGQTVYRWATTQLPAIARTVCERSGITPADLAGVVLHQANLRIIEPVAERLGAVNAVVAKDVVESGNTSAASVPLALSKLVERREISSGAPVLLFAFGGNLSYAGQVIQCP; via the coding sequence ATGACCGGGTCACGCGTCCTGGCTCTCGGCCATTACCAGCCCTCCGGCGTGCTCACCAACGACGACCTCGCCAGGATCGTCGACACCGACGACGCCTGGATCCGCAGCCGGGTGGGCATCCGCACCCGCCATGTCGCGGCCCCCGACGAGACCGTGGACTCCATGGCCTCCGCCGCCGCGGCCAAGGCCCTGGCCGCCAGCGGCCTGGCCCCGCAGGACATCGACCTGGTGCTGGTCGCCACCTGCACGGCCACCGACCGCAGCCCGAACACCGCGGCCCGGGTCGCCGCCCGCCTCGGCCTGGACGCGCCCGCCACGATGGACCTCAACGTCGTGTGCTCCGGCTTCACCCACGCGCTGGCCACCGCCGACCACGCCATCCGGGCCGGCTCCGCGACCCATGCCCTGGTCATCGGCGCGGAGAAGTTCACCGAGGTCGTGGACTGGGCCGACCGCTCGACGTGTGTGCTGGTCGGCGACGGGGCGGGCGCCGCGGTGGTCAGCGCCTCGCCCGAGCCGGGGATCGGTCCCGTGCTGTGGGGCTCGGTGCCGCAGATGGGCGGTGCGGTCCGGATCGAGGGCGAGCCGGCCCGCTTCTCCCAGGAGGGCCAGACCGTCTACCGCTGGGCCACCACCCAGCTGCCGGCCATCGCCCGCACGGTGTGCGAACGCTCCGGGATCACGCCCGCCGACCTCGCCGGCGTGGTGCTGCACCAGGCCAACCTGCGGATCATCGAGCCGGTCGCGGAGCGGCTCGGCGCGGTCAACGCGGTGGTCGCCAAGGACGTCGTCGAGTCCGGGAACACCTCCGCGGCCTCCGTGCCGCTCGCCCTGTCCAAGCTGGTCGAACGCCGCGAGATCAGCTCCGGCGCCCCGGTGCTGCTGTTCGCCTTCGGCGGCAACCTCTCGTACGCGGGCCAGGTCATCCAGTGCCCGTGA
- a CDS encoding VOC family protein, protein MTTTSSSPAPSAPRFAAIGMVVADMAAALAFYRRLGLDIPAEADRAPHAEARLPGGLRLMWDSYATARAVDPDWTPPQGGTPTGLAFECADPAGVDAVYAELTAAGYKGEKPPWDAFWGQRYAVVQDPDGHGVDLFAPLP, encoded by the coding sequence ATGACCACCACTTCTTCCTCCCCCGCCCCGTCCGCACCACGGTTCGCCGCCATCGGCATGGTCGTCGCCGACATGGCCGCGGCCCTCGCCTTCTACCGCCGCCTCGGCCTGGACATCCCCGCCGAGGCGGACCGCGCCCCGCACGCCGAGGCCCGGCTCCCCGGCGGGTTGCGCCTGATGTGGGACAGCTACGCGACCGCCCGCGCCGTCGACCCGGACTGGACGCCGCCGCAGGGCGGCACGCCGACGGGGCTGGCCTTCGAGTGCGCGGACCCGGCCGGCGTCGACGCGGTCTACGCGGAACTCACCGCCGCGGGCTACAAGGGCGAGAAGCCGCCGTGGGACGCCTTCTGGGGGCAGCGCTACGCCGTCGTCCAGGACCCGGACGGCCACGGGGTCGACCTCTTCGCACCGCTGCCGTAG
- a CDS encoding glutaminase has translation MDYQAVLEEVAAHARPYARQGRVADYIPALERVSADRFGIAVADIHGDVYGVGDWETPFSVQSISKTFSLALVMAQSHDGHDDIWRRVGREPSGTPFNSLVQLEAENGIPRNPFINAGALVVTDRLQTLTGDASTSMLHFLREESGNPDLAFDQAVADSEADHGDRNAALAHFMASFGNLENPVPSVIEHYFWQCSIEMSCRDLAVAGGFLARHGLRADGSRLLEAREAKRINAVMLTCGTYDAAGEFAYRVGLPAKSGVGGGIIAVIPGRCTLCVWSPGLDARGNSVAGAAALDHFTTLTGWSVF, from the coding sequence ATGGACTACCAGGCCGTTCTCGAAGAGGTAGCGGCCCACGCCAGGCCGTACGCGCGACAGGGCAGGGTCGCCGACTACATACCGGCCCTCGAACGGGTGTCGGCGGACCGCTTTGGGATCGCGGTGGCCGACATCCACGGCGACGTGTACGGCGTCGGCGACTGGGAGACCCCGTTCTCGGTCCAGTCCATCTCCAAGACCTTCTCGCTGGCGCTGGTGATGGCGCAGAGCCACGACGGCCACGACGACATCTGGCGGCGGGTGGGCCGCGAGCCGTCCGGCACCCCGTTCAACTCGCTGGTCCAGCTGGAGGCGGAGAACGGCATTCCGCGCAACCCGTTCATCAACGCGGGCGCGCTGGTGGTCACCGACCGGCTGCAGACCCTCACCGGCGACGCCAGCACCTCGATGCTGCACTTCCTGCGGGAGGAGAGCGGCAACCCCGACCTCGCCTTCGACCAGGCGGTGGCCGACTCCGAGGCCGACCACGGCGACCGCAACGCCGCGCTGGCGCACTTCATGGCGTCCTTCGGCAACCTGGAGAACCCCGTCCCCAGCGTCATCGAGCACTACTTCTGGCAGTGCTCGATCGAGATGAGCTGCCGGGACCTGGCCGTCGCCGGCGGATTCCTCGCCCGCCACGGGCTGCGCGCCGACGGCAGCCGCCTGCTGGAGGCCCGCGAGGCCAAGCGGATCAACGCGGTGATGCTGACCTGCGGGACGTACGACGCGGCGGGGGAGTTCGCCTACCGCGTCGGGCTGCCCGCGAAGAGCGGCGTCGGCGGCGGCATCATCGCCGTGATCCCGGGCCGCTGCACGCTGTGCGTGTGGAGCCCCGGGCTCGATGCCCGCGGCAACTCGGTGGCGGGCGCCGCGGCCCTGGACCACTTCACGACGCTGACCGGCTGGTCGGTGTTCTGA
- a CDS encoding helix-turn-helix transcriptional regulator, translated as MGEERDTDEPPGVPAGYRERASRLAGAVLWTRTALPSDRPVLPDGCTDLIWSEGRLLVAGPDTGPHLPEGVVPGTRHVGLRFAPGQGPAVFGVPARELRDQRVPLADLWPAGRVRALAGRLAGAGERGGGGGIGRLLEETAGARLQDAAAAGDRIAAVAAALARGRPVAEVARSVALSERQLHRLSLDAFGYGPKTLTRVLRLVRALDLARSGMPGAQVAALAGYADQAHLAREVKSLAGAPMGALLAPG; from the coding sequence GTGGGCGAAGAGCGCGACACGGATGAGCCACCCGGCGTACCCGCCGGGTACCGCGAGCGGGCGTCGCGGCTGGCGGGCGCGGTGCTGTGGACGCGTACCGCCCTGCCCTCGGACCGGCCGGTGCTGCCCGACGGCTGTACGGACCTGATCTGGAGCGAGGGCCGGCTGCTGGTCGCGGGACCGGACACCGGGCCGCACCTCCCGGAGGGCGTCGTGCCCGGCACCCGCCATGTGGGGCTGCGCTTCGCGCCGGGCCAGGGCCCGGCCGTCTTCGGCGTACCGGCCCGTGAACTGCGCGACCAGCGGGTGCCCTTGGCGGACCTGTGGCCCGCAGGACGGGTGCGGGCGCTGGCCGGGCGGCTGGCGGGGGCCGGGGAACGAGGCGGCGGGGGCGGCATCGGCCGCCTCCTGGAGGAGACCGCCGGGGCCCGCCTCCAGGACGCCGCCGCGGCCGGGGACCGGATCGCCGCCGTCGCCGCGGCGCTCGCCCGCGGCCGTCCCGTCGCCGAGGTGGCCCGCTCCGTCGCGCTGAGCGAACGCCAGCTGCACCGGCTCAGCCTGGACGCGTTCGGCTACGGCCCCAAGACCCTGACCCGGGTGCTGCGGCTCGTCCGGGCGCTCGACCTGGCGCGCTCCGGGATGCCCGGCGCACAGGTCGCGGCGCTCGCCGGATACGCGGACCAGGCGCATCTCGCCCGCGAGGTGAAGTCGCTGGCGGGGGCCCCGATGGGGGCGCTGCTCGCCCCGGGTTAG